The segment TGCCTTAACTACCCTCTCATCATAGGGGCCATTTTTAAATACCTGATGTAATACACCTGATGTAACATGATAGGCCATTTCTCTATTCTTTTTCATATGGTAAAGGGCATAGGTCCTGGCTATAACCGCCTGTACCTTGTATGCCTCAAGAGGCCAGTCCCTGCCTGATTCAGCAGCAACTACACCCTTTACATATTCTTCAAGAGGGATGATGTTGATAAAATAAAGTCCTCCATTTCCCTTCCATACCTCAACAGAACCATTAAAAGCTTCTCCATTTATAAGGAGAGAGCCTTCAAGTCTTCCAGTATACTGAAGCTCTTTTCCAGGCTTCTCTCCACTGTCCAGCATTAGAACACGGACAGTAAGAGCATCATTGGATTGAACAGTTGCACAGGAGAAGTGGAATATTAGAATTGATAGCAGGGCTGGCAGAAGAGTTGCCTTACGTCTACCTTTAAGTAAAATCTTTTTAAAATTCATCTTTCGTTCCTCTGTACCGCCATAGTTATTTCAAGATTTTCTTGAAATGCAAGCGATGAGTAGATGGCATATTAATAGAGCATGAAAATTGCAAACCATCCGGTCTTTTATTCATTTTATCTCAGTCTTCCTATTATATAAAATATCAGTGTCAGAATAAGACTGAGTATAAGACCTGTCATTAGAGGAAAATAGAAGGTGAAATTCTTTTTTCTGATTATAATGTCTCCTGGAAGCTTCCCTATATAGGGAATCTTTTCAAAAAATAAAAGCAGAAAACCGAGACCTACAAGAATAAAGCCTGCAATGATGATGAATTTTCCTAAATCACCAATGCCATTCATATCTTTTTCTGCACCTCCATTTTACACCTTCTCTCTGCGAGTGAAAAGAGGCATCCACAGTATTTCTGTCTGTAAAGTCCCATATCCCTTGATATCCTCATTGCACCGCCATAGCCCGGTCTGTAGTCCTCAAAAAGGAATTCAATGTTATATTTTTCAGCAATCTCCTTTCCTGTAGAAACTATCAATTCAAAATTCTGGTACGGGCTGACAAGGAGTGTGGTGCTGAAGGCATCAAATCCCTTACTTTTTGCTGTAATTGCGGTCTCTTCAAGCCTCAAACGGTAGCAATGCTGACAGCGCACAGACTGGGGCAGCGTGAATTGAAAAACAATCTCTCCGCTTTCTGTATCTTCAGAAAATTGCTCTAAGGGAAGCCCGGGTATATTTCTTAAAAACAATCTCGGATTATATAGCTCATTATAAATTACAGGAAATCTCCATTCTTCTGAGAGCCTTTTAAGGGATTCAAGCCTCAACGAAAATTCCCTGTAGGGATGGATATTTGGATTGAACCATAAACCGGTAAAGTCTATGCCCCTGTCTCTGATCCTACTCACAGGATAGATCGCACAATTAGAGCAGCATATATGAAGCAGGAGCCTCATGGACCGAAGAGTCCTCCAGTCTTTGTAATACCAAGATGTTCATAGGCCTGTATTGTAGCAAGTCTTCCCCTGGGTGTTCTCTCTATAAGTCCTTCCTGCATAAGGTAGGGCTCATATACGTCCTCTATTGTATCCTTCTCCTCTCTTAGGGATGCTGATAAACTCTCTATTCCAACCGGTCCGCCTCCGAATTTTTCTATTATGACCTTAAGAAGTTTTCTATCCATCTCATCAAGTCCTCGTTCATCAACCTGAAGGGCATTGAGTCCATATCTTGCTATCTCAAGATCAATAGTACCATCTCCTTTAACCTCAGCAAAATCCCTTATTCTTCTGAGTAACCGGTTTGCAATCCTCGGGGTTCCTCTTGAGCGCCTCGCTATCTCAAGGGCTGCCTCCCTGGTAATAGAGATTCCCAGTATACTTGCAGACCTGAGAACAATGGTTGTGAGTTCTTCAGGCTTATAAAACTCAAGTCGCATAAGTATCCCGAATCTGTCCCTGAGAGGTGAGGTGAGAAGGCCTGTCCTGGTTGTAGCACCAATGAGAGTGAATCTTGGTAGATTCAATTTCAGTGTCCTTGCACTTGGCCCCTGGCCTATTATTATATCTAGCTGAAAATCTTCCATAGCTGGATAAAGGACCTCTTCAACAATCCTAGGAAGCCTGTGGATCTCGTCTATAAACAACACATCACGATCCGACAGATTGGTGAGTATTGCAGCAAGATCACCAGGTCTCTCAAGAACAGGACCTGAGGTGGTCTTTATATTTACTCCTAGTTCACTGGCAATTATATTTGCGAGCGTGGTCTTTCCCAGCCCTGGTGGTCCTGAAAAAAGTATATGGTCAAGGGGCTCCTGCCTCTGAGATGCAGCTTTTATAAAAACATAAAGATTTTCTTTGAGTTTCTCCTGGCCCACAAATTCAGAAAGACTCCTTGGCCTCAGGGTTAACTCAAATTGTGTATCTCCTTCTTTTCTAAG is part of the Thermodesulfovibrionales bacterium genome and harbors:
- a CDS encoding DUF2905 domain-containing protein yields the protein MNGIGDLGKFIIIAGFILVGLGFLLLFFEKIPYIGKLPGDIIIRKKNFTFYFPLMTGLILSLILTLIFYIIGRLR
- a CDS encoding epoxyqueuosine reductase QueH, which gives rise to MRLLLHICCSNCAIYPVSRIRDRGIDFTGLWFNPNIHPYREFSLRLESLKRLSEEWRFPVIYNELYNPRLFLRNIPGLPLEQFSEDTESGEIVFQFTLPQSVRCQHCYRLRLEETAITAKSKGFDAFSTTLLVSPYQNFELIVSTGKEIAEKYNIEFLFEDYRPGYGGAMRISRDMGLYRQKYCGCLFSLAERRCKMEVQKKI
- the ruvB gene encoding Holliday junction branch migration DNA helicase RuvB, which codes for MRQKDTEREITPLRKEGDTQFELTLRPRSLSEFVGQEKLKENLYVFIKAASQRQEPLDHILFSGPPGLGKTTLANIIASELGVNIKTTSGPVLERPGDLAAILTNLSDRDVLFIDEIHRLPRIVEEVLYPAMEDFQLDIIIGQGPSARTLKLNLPRFTLIGATTRTGLLTSPLRDRFGILMRLEFYKPEELTTIVLRSASILGISITREAALEIARRSRGTPRIANRLLRRIRDFAEVKGDGTIDLEIARYGLNALQVDERGLDEMDRKLLKVIIEKFGGGPVGIESLSASLREEKDTIEDVYEPYLMQEGLIERTPRGRLATIQAYEHLGITKTGGLFGP